One Streptomyces sp. R28 DNA window includes the following coding sequences:
- the rbsK gene encoding ribokinase, with amino-acid sequence MTDIVVLGSTNMDLVTYVEKAPQRGETVTGREFRTIPGGKGANQAIAAARAGGTVTMIGAVGNDAFGTRLRSTLEHSGVDTDDLRTAEGPSGTAHIVVDDEGGNSIVVIPGANGTLDHLSPGDEGVIASADTLLLQLEIPLAAVLAGAQAAHRHDVRTILTPAPAQPLPRELLATIDLLVPNEHEATTLTGRTEPREAAIALLDRVPEVVVTLGAAGSLYAARGADPVTVPAPKVTAVDSTGAGDTFVGALAVALGEGRPMREALAWAAEAAAISVQREGASVSMPYRPEIDARFTS; translated from the coding sequence ATGACCGACATCGTCGTGCTCGGCAGCACGAACATGGACCTCGTCACCTACGTCGAAAAGGCCCCGCAGCGCGGCGAGACCGTGACGGGCCGGGAGTTCCGTACGATCCCCGGCGGCAAGGGCGCCAACCAGGCGATCGCGGCGGCCCGCGCGGGAGGCACCGTCACGATGATCGGCGCCGTCGGCAACGACGCCTTCGGTACCCGCCTGCGCTCCACCCTCGAACACTCCGGCGTCGACACCGACGACCTCCGCACGGCCGAGGGCCCGTCCGGCACCGCGCACATCGTCGTGGACGACGAGGGCGGCAACTCGATCGTCGTGATCCCCGGCGCGAACGGCACGCTGGACCACCTGAGCCCCGGCGACGAGGGTGTCATCGCCTCCGCCGACACCCTGCTGCTCCAGCTGGAGATCCCACTGGCCGCGGTGCTCGCCGGCGCCCAGGCGGCCCACCGCCACGACGTCCGTACGATCCTCACCCCCGCGCCCGCCCAGCCGCTCCCCCGCGAACTCCTCGCCACCATCGACCTGTTGGTCCCCAACGAACACGAGGCCACCACCCTCACCGGCCGCACCGAACCCCGAGAAGCGGCCATCGCGCTGCTCGACCGGGTACCCGAGGTCGTCGTCACCCTGGGCGCGGCCGGCAGCCTGTATGCCGCCCGCGGCGCCGACCCCGTGACCGTCCCGGCGCCGAAGGTCACCGCCGTCGACTCCACCGGCGCCGGCGACACCTTCGTCGGCGCCCTCGCGGTCGCACTGGGCGAGGGACGGCCGATGCGGGAGGCGCTGGCGTGGGCGGCGGAGGCCGCGGCGATCTCGGTACAGCGGGAGGGCGCCTCGGTGTCGATGCCGTACCGTCCCGAGATCGACGCACGGTTCACCTCATGA
- the trpA gene encoding tryptophan synthase subunit alpha — protein sequence MSGNIQLLTETLAAAKAEGRSALIAYLPAGFPTVDGGIEAIKAALDGGADVVEVGLPHSDPVLDGPVIQTADDIALRGGVKIADVMRTVREAYEATGKPILVMTYWNPIDRYGVERFTAELAEAGGAGCILPDLPVQESALWREHADKHGLATVFVVAPSSKDERLGQITAAGSGFVYAASLMGVTGTRASVGAQAQDLVERTRATGTDLPVCVGLGVSNAEQAAEVGGFADGVIVGSAFVKRMLDAPDDAAGVEAVRALAGELAKGVRGQA from the coding sequence GTGAGCGGGAACATCCAGCTGTTGACGGAGACTCTCGCCGCCGCCAAGGCCGAGGGCCGCTCCGCTCTCATCGCCTACCTCCCGGCCGGGTTCCCCACCGTGGACGGCGGCATCGAGGCGATCAAGGCCGCGCTCGACGGGGGCGCCGACGTCGTGGAGGTCGGTCTGCCGCACAGCGACCCCGTCCTCGACGGCCCCGTCATCCAGACCGCCGACGACATCGCCCTGCGCGGCGGCGTCAAGATCGCGGACGTCATGCGTACGGTCCGGGAGGCCTACGAGGCCACCGGGAAGCCGATCCTCGTCATGACGTACTGGAACCCCATCGACCGCTACGGCGTCGAGCGCTTCACCGCCGAGCTCGCCGAGGCGGGCGGCGCCGGGTGCATCCTGCCCGACCTGCCCGTCCAGGAGTCGGCGCTGTGGAGGGAGCACGCCGACAAGCACGGGCTCGCGACGGTCTTCGTCGTGGCGCCCAGCAGCAAGGACGAGCGGCTCGGGCAGATCACCGCGGCGGGCAGCGGGTTCGTCTACGCCGCCTCGCTGATGGGTGTCACCGGCACCCGGGCGTCGGTCGGCGCGCAGGCCCAGGACCTGGTCGAGCGCACCCGGGCCACCGGCACCGACCTGCCCGTCTGCGTCGGGCTCGGCGTCTCCAACGCCGAGCAGGCCGCCGAGGTCGGCGGCTTCGCCGACGGCGTGATCGTCGGCTCGGCCTTCGTCAAGCGGATGCTGGACGCGCCGGACGACGCGGCCGGCGTCGAGGCCGTTCGCGCGCTCGCCGGCGAGCTGGCGAAGGGCGTGCGCGGGCAGGCGTAG
- a CDS encoding CoA ester lyase translates to MTSPETPAPFPLTWLYAPGDRPRVVAKALTSGADIVIVDLEDAVAPDRKDYARAATADLLAEPEHPVPVHVRVNALGTPPAVKDLEALAALPGLSGLRLPKVTSAEQVIHLAETTPPTAPGAPPLHALLESALGIEHAHAIACAHPSLHGISLGEADLRTDLGVRGDAGLDWSRSRVVVAARAAGLPPPSQSIHPDIRDLEGLAASCAHGRTLGFLGRAAIHPRQLPVIERAYLPTEAELEQAETILKAAATEHGAQALQDGTFIDAAVVAAAQRTLSLARRR, encoded by the coding sequence GTGACGAGCCCGGAAACGCCCGCCCCCTTCCCCCTGACCTGGCTGTACGCCCCCGGAGACCGACCCCGGGTGGTGGCCAAGGCCCTGACGTCCGGCGCCGACATCGTCATCGTCGACCTGGAGGACGCGGTGGCCCCGGACCGCAAGGACTACGCCCGCGCGGCCACGGCCGACCTGCTCGCTGAGCCGGAGCACCCCGTTCCCGTCCACGTCCGCGTGAACGCCCTGGGCACCCCGCCCGCGGTGAAGGATCTCGAGGCGCTGGCCGCCCTTCCCGGCCTGTCCGGCCTGCGCCTGCCGAAAGTGACCTCCGCCGAACAGGTCATCCACCTCGCCGAGACCACACCGCCCACCGCCCCGGGAGCGCCCCCGCTGCACGCCCTCCTGGAATCGGCCCTGGGCATCGAGCACGCCCACGCCATCGCCTGCGCCCACCCCTCCCTCCACGGCATCTCGCTGGGCGAGGCGGACCTACGGACCGACCTGGGTGTACGGGGCGACGCGGGCCTCGACTGGTCACGCTCCCGCGTCGTCGTCGCCGCGCGGGCCGCGGGGCTGCCCCCACCGTCGCAGTCGATCCACCCGGACATCCGCGACCTGGAGGGCCTGGCGGCGTCCTGCGCCCACGGCCGCACCCTGGGCTTCCTGGGCCGCGCGGCCATCCACCCCCGCCAACTCCCGGTGATCGAACGGGCCTACCTCCCCACGGAGGCGGAACTGGAACAGGCCGAGACGATCCTCAAGGCAGCGGCGACAGAACACGGCGCCCAGGCCCTGCAGGACGGAACCTTCATCGACGCGGCGGTGGTGGCGGCGGCCCAGCGGACCCTGTCGCTGGCGCGCCGACGCTGA
- a CDS encoding DUF2752 domain-containing protein produces the protein MQHVNADNRRPARPGAVLGRLAVPAGVLAAVVGAFAYVGAVDPNEPGHYPACPLLRYTGIYCPGCGGLRSAHAFVHGDFLAALQDNAMAVAGYVLFAVVWTVWVVRAVRGRPLRIDPGPVLLWSAGASLLVFTVVRNLPFGGWLHP, from the coding sequence ATGCAACACGTGAACGCCGACAACCGGAGGCCGGCCCGGCCCGGTGCCGTGCTGGGGCGACTGGCCGTTCCGGCGGGGGTGCTCGCGGCCGTCGTCGGGGCCTTCGCGTACGTCGGTGCCGTGGACCCGAACGAGCCCGGCCACTATCCCGCCTGCCCGCTGCTGCGGTACACCGGCATCTACTGCCCCGGTTGCGGCGGACTGCGCAGTGCGCACGCGTTCGTCCACGGGGACTTCCTGGCGGCGCTCCAGGACAACGCGATGGCGGTCGCCGGCTATGTGCTCTTCGCCGTGGTGTGGACCGTATGGGTGGTCCGTGCGGTGCGTGGGCGGCCGCTCAGGATCGACCCCGGGCCGGTGCTGCTGTGGAGCGCGGGCGCGTCGCTGCTGGTCTTCACGGTTGTCCGGAACCTGCCCTTCGGTGGCTGGCTACACCCTTGA
- the lgt gene encoding prolipoprotein diacylglyceryl transferase, with product MELAYIPSPSRGVIHLGPIPLRGYAFCIIIGVFVAVWLGNKRWVARGGRVGTVADIAVWAVPFGLVGGRLYHVITDYELYFSEGRDWVDAFKIWEGGLGIWGAIALGALGAWIGCRRRGIPLPAYADAVAPGIAFAQAIGRWGNWFNQELYGRPTDLPWALKITSSTDGRVPGTYHPTFLYESLWCIGVALLVIWADRRFKLGHGRAFALYVAAYCAGRAWIEYMRVDDAHHILGVRLNVWTALVVFLLAVTYLVVSAKKRPGREAVVEPGASGDDADAEVEGGTETDAGTADAKKAEGDKTEGGKAEGETAEADASDAAEDEKEPSDEAESATKKA from the coding sequence ATGGAACTTGCCTACATTCCCAGCCCGTCGCGCGGGGTGATCCACCTCGGCCCCATTCCGCTGCGCGGCTACGCCTTCTGCATCATCATCGGTGTCTTCGTAGCCGTCTGGCTCGGCAACAAACGCTGGGTCGCCCGAGGCGGGCGAGTCGGCACGGTGGCCGACATCGCGGTCTGGGCCGTGCCCTTCGGCCTCGTCGGCGGACGTCTCTACCACGTGATCACGGACTACGAGCTGTACTTCAGCGAGGGCCGTGACTGGGTGGACGCCTTCAAGATCTGGGAGGGCGGCCTCGGCATCTGGGGCGCGATCGCGCTCGGCGCGCTGGGCGCGTGGATCGGCTGCCGCCGCCGGGGCATCCCGCTGCCCGCGTACGCCGACGCCGTCGCCCCCGGCATCGCCTTCGCCCAGGCGATCGGGCGCTGGGGCAACTGGTTCAACCAGGAGCTGTACGGCCGGCCGACCGACCTCCCGTGGGCGCTGAAGATCACGTCCTCGACGGACGGGCGGGTGCCGGGCACCTACCACCCGACGTTCCTGTACGAGTCCCTGTGGTGCATCGGTGTCGCGCTGCTGGTGATCTGGGCCGACCGCCGCTTCAAGCTGGGACACGGGCGGGCGTTCGCACTGTACGTCGCCGCGTACTGTGCGGGCCGTGCGTGGATCGAGTACATGCGCGTCGACGACGCCCACCACATCCTGGGTGTGCGGCTGAACGTCTGGACCGCGCTGGTCGTGTTCCTGCTGGCCGTGACGTACCTCGTGGTGTCGGCGAAGAAGCGGCCCGGCCGGGAAGCCGTGGTCGAGCCGGGTGCCTCCGGCGACGACGCCGACGCTGAGGTCGAGGGCGGTACCGAGACCGACGCCGGGACAGCCGACGCCAAGAAGGCCGAGGGCGACAAGACCGAGGGTGGCAAGGCCGAGGGTGAGACGGCCGAAGCCGACGCGTCGGACGCCGCGGAGGACGAGAAGGAACCGAGCGACGAGGCCGAGTCGGCGACGAAGAAGGCGTGA
- a CDS encoding TIGR02234 family membrane protein — MEYVTAVPHPRSEAPGSARAGRMSLAVALLCGALGAAVALLATRQRWSEGTVTVAGGPFPLIAKGSDVTGVPAALAIVGLAALVAVFAVRRAGRFMVAALLALSGAGTVAAALLGASDSSALDEKAAQASGDTSATVQALTHTAWPYVAAVGGALILLAGLLALRYGRLWPGMSPRYERGGTPRPRRKAQAADPDRPEELWKALDRGEDPTGA; from the coding sequence GTGGAGTACGTGACTGCCGTACCGCACCCCCGTTCCGAAGCCCCCGGTTCCGCCCGGGCCGGCCGTATGAGTCTTGCCGTTGCCCTGCTCTGCGGCGCACTCGGCGCGGCCGTGGCGCTGCTCGCCACCCGGCAGCGCTGGTCGGAGGGCACCGTGACGGTGGCCGGCGGCCCGTTCCCACTGATCGCCAAGGGCAGCGACGTCACGGGCGTCCCCGCGGCCCTGGCCATAGTGGGACTCGCCGCACTCGTCGCCGTCTTCGCCGTCCGCCGCGCCGGCCGCTTCATGGTCGCCGCCCTGCTCGCGCTCTCCGGCGCCGGCACCGTCGCAGCGGCCCTGCTCGGCGCCTCCGACAGCTCCGCGCTGGACGAGAAGGCCGCGCAGGCGTCCGGCGACACCTCGGCCACCGTCCAGGCCCTCACCCACACCGCATGGCCCTATGTCGCGGCCGTCGGCGGCGCGCTGATCCTGCTCGCCGGACTGCTGGCCCTGCGCTACGGCCGGCTGTGGCCCGGGATGTCCCCCCGCTACGAGCGCGGCGGCACACCCCGGCCGCGCCGCAAGGCCCAGGCCGCCGACCCCGACCGCCCCGAGGAGCTCTGGAAGGCCCTCGACCGGGGCGAGGACCCGACCGGCGCGTAG
- the trpC gene encoding indole-3-glycerol phosphate synthase TrpC: protein MSVLDEIIDGVRADLAERQARVSLDELKERAAKAPAAKDGVAALRGDGVKVICEVKRSSPSKGALAAIADPAGLAADYEAGGAAVISVLTEQRRFGGSLDDLEAVRARVDIPVLRKDFIVTSYQLWEARAYGADLVLLIVAALDQSALESLIERAVSIGLTPLVEVHDEDEVERAVDAGAKIIGVNARNLKTLEVDRGTFERIAPEIPVGLVKVAESGVRGPHDLIAYANAGADAVLVGESLVTGKDPKTAVADLVAAGEHPALRHGRG, encoded by the coding sequence GTGAGTGTGCTCGACGAGATCATCGACGGAGTCCGTGCCGACCTCGCGGAGCGGCAGGCGCGCGTCAGCCTCGACGAGCTCAAGGAGCGCGCGGCGAAGGCTCCCGCGGCCAAGGACGGCGTGGCCGCCCTCCGCGGCGACGGCGTCAAGGTCATCTGCGAGGTCAAGCGCTCCAGCCCCTCCAAGGGCGCGCTGGCCGCGATCGCCGACCCGGCCGGACTGGCCGCGGACTACGAGGCGGGCGGCGCGGCCGTCATCTCCGTCCTTACGGAGCAGCGGCGCTTCGGCGGCTCGCTGGACGACCTGGAGGCGGTCCGCGCGCGCGTGGACATCCCGGTCCTGCGCAAGGACTTCATCGTCACGTCGTACCAGCTGTGGGAGGCCCGGGCGTACGGCGCCGACCTCGTGCTGCTGATCGTCGCCGCCCTCGACCAGTCGGCGCTGGAGTCGCTGATCGAGCGTGCGGTCTCCATCGGCCTGACCCCGCTGGTCGAGGTGCACGACGAGGACGAGGTCGAGCGTGCCGTGGACGCGGGCGCGAAGATCATCGGCGTCAACGCGCGGAACCTGAAGACCCTGGAGGTCGACCGCGGGACGTTCGAGCGCATCGCGCCCGAGATCCCCGTCGGCCTCGTCAAGGTCGCCGAGTCCGGCGTCCGGGGCCCGCACGACCTCATCGCGTACGCCAACGCCGGCGCGGACGCGGTCCTGGTCGGCGAGTCCCTGGTCACGGGCAAGGACCCGAAGACCGCAGTCGCCGACCTGGTGGCGGCGGGCGAGCACCCCGCACTGCGGCACGGGCGCGGCTGA
- a CDS encoding DsbA family protein, translated as MSEKNREGKRTARERLAVEREKQKAVDKRRRALIVGASVVCVLGLAAVIGVVAANAGKDDSSDSAGPVVGPSGAQGKDGLAIPVGEESAKSTLTVWEDFRCPACKSFEDAYRSTIHALTESGKLKVDYHLATIIDGNMGGTGSRNAANAAACAQDADKFTPYHDVLYQNQPPEIDDAFAKNSKLLELAAKVKGLDTPAFRKCVEDGTHNGWVSKSNEAFQKGGFSGTPTVLLNGKNIYQDQTMTPAKLKQMVEEAAKG; from the coding sequence GTGAGCGAAAAGAATCGTGAGGGAAAGCGGACTGCCCGGGAGCGGCTGGCGGTCGAGCGTGAGAAGCAGAAGGCCGTCGACAAGCGGCGCCGTGCGCTGATCGTCGGCGCGAGCGTCGTCTGCGTCCTGGGACTCGCGGCGGTGATCGGAGTCGTCGCGGCGAACGCCGGCAAGGACGACAGCAGTGACTCGGCGGGGCCGGTGGTCGGGCCCTCGGGGGCGCAGGGCAAGGACGGGCTCGCGATCCCGGTCGGCGAGGAGAGCGCCAAGTCGACGCTCACCGTCTGGGAGGACTTCCGCTGCCCGGCCTGCAAGTCCTTCGAGGACGCGTACAGATCGACGATCCACGCGCTGACGGAGTCCGGCAAGCTCAAGGTCGACTACCACCTGGCGACGATCATCGACGGCAACATGGGCGGCACCGGCTCCCGCAACGCGGCCAATGCCGCGGCCTGCGCCCAGGACGCCGACAAGTTCACGCCGTACCACGACGTGCTGTACCAGAACCAGCCGCCCGAGATCGACGACGCCTTCGCCAAGAACAGCAAGCTCCTGGAGCTCGCGGCCAAGGTCAAGGGCCTGGACACGCCCGCCTTCCGCAAGTGCGTCGAGGACGGCACGCACAACGGCTGGGTCAGCAAGTCCAACGAGGCGTTCCAGAAGGGCGGCTTCAGCGGCACGCCGACGGTGCTGCTGAACGGCAAGAACATCTACCAGGACCAGACGATGACGCCGGCCAAGCTGAAGCAGATGGTGGAGGAGGCCGCCAAGGGGTGA
- the trpM gene encoding tryptophan biosynthesis modulator TrpM, producing the protein MTLPTTLTTRDPYARLARGCRPRGCRAPARRVHGRRVRYVIGDEPGQVNGRRWQRAPLGARGSA; encoded by the coding sequence ATGACTCTCCCGACCACCCTGACGACCCGGGACCCGTACGCCCGCCTCGCGCGCGGCTGCCGGCCCCGTGGCTGCCGCGCCCCCGCGCGCAGGGTGCACGGACGGCGAGTCCGCTACGTCATCGGTGACGAACCCGGGCAGGTGAACGGCCGTCGATGGCAGCGCGCCCCCTTGGGGGCGCGGGGCTCTGCCTGA
- a CDS encoding CaiB/BaiF CoA transferase family protein — protein sequence MTAPGPRPRTAAAPPLSGLRVLDLATLFAGPLAATMLGDFGAEVVKVEHPAKPDPSRGHGPSKDGVGLWWKVLGRNKRTITLNLSKPGGRATLLRLAATADVVIENFRPGTLEKWDLGWPELSAVNPRLVLTRVTGFGQFGPYAHRPGFGTLAEAMSGFAALTGEPDAPPTLPPFGLADSIAALATAYAVLTALAARERTGEGQVVDMALIEPMLMALGPQPTWYDQLGYVQERTGNRSANNAPRNTYRTADGGWVAVSTSAQSIAERVMHLVGRPELIDEPWFATGADRARHADVLDKAVGDWIARHTRADVLAAFEKAEAAVAPIQDVRDVMTDPQYAALDTITTVDDPELGPLRMQNVLFRLSATPGTIRWPGRPHGADTDEILTALGLTPAELAALREEGAL from the coding sequence ATGACCGCCCCCGGCCCCCGGCCCCGTACCGCCGCCGCCCCTCCCCTGAGCGGCCTGCGCGTCCTCGACCTCGCCACCCTCTTCGCCGGCCCCCTCGCCGCCACGATGCTCGGCGACTTCGGCGCGGAGGTCGTCAAGGTCGAGCACCCCGCGAAGCCGGACCCCTCCCGCGGCCACGGCCCGTCCAAGGACGGCGTGGGCCTGTGGTGGAAGGTCCTCGGCCGCAACAAGCGCACGATCACCCTGAACCTCTCCAAGCCCGGCGGCCGCGCCACCCTCCTGCGCCTGGCCGCGACCGCGGACGTCGTCATCGAGAACTTCCGCCCGGGCACCCTGGAGAAATGGGACCTCGGCTGGCCCGAACTCTCCGCCGTCAACCCCCGCCTGGTTCTCACCCGCGTCACCGGCTTCGGCCAGTTCGGCCCGTACGCCCACCGCCCCGGCTTCGGCACCCTCGCCGAGGCGATGAGCGGTTTCGCCGCGCTCACCGGCGAACCGGACGCGCCGCCGACGCTCCCGCCCTTCGGCCTGGCCGACTCGATCGCCGCCCTCGCGACCGCGTACGCGGTGCTGACGGCACTGGCCGCGCGCGAGCGCACCGGCGAGGGCCAGGTCGTCGACATGGCGCTCATCGAGCCGATGCTGATGGCCCTCGGCCCCCAGCCGACCTGGTACGACCAGCTGGGCTACGTCCAGGAACGCACCGGCAACCGCTCCGCCAACAACGCCCCGCGCAACACGTACCGCACCGCGGACGGAGGCTGGGTCGCCGTCTCCACCTCCGCCCAGTCGATCGCCGAGCGGGTGATGCATCTGGTGGGGCGCCCCGAGCTGATCGACGAACCGTGGTTCGCGACGGGCGCCGACCGGGCCCGCCACGCCGATGTCCTCGACAAGGCGGTCGGCGACTGGATCGCCCGCCACACCCGCGCCGACGTCCTCGCGGCCTTCGAGAAGGCCGAGGCGGCGGTGGCCCCGATCCAGGACGTACGGGACGTGATGACGGACCCCCAGTACGCGGCCCTCGACACGATCACCACCGTCGACGACCCCGAGCTGGGCCCGCTGCGCATGCAGAACGTCCTCTTCCGCCTCTCCGCCACCCCCGGCACGATCCGCTGGCCGGGCCGCCCGCACGGCGCGGACACGGACGAGATCCTCACCGCCCTGGGCCTGACCCCCGCCGAACTGGCGGCCCTGCGCGAGGAGGGCGCCCTGTGA
- the trpB gene encoding tryptophan synthase subunit beta gives MPSEFFIPDPEGQVPSAEGYFGAFGGKFIPEALVAAVDEVAVEYDKAKQDPEFARELDDLLVHYTGRPSSLTEVPRFAEHAGGCRVFLKREDLNHTGSHKINNVLGQALLTKRMGKTRVIAETGAGQHGVATATACALFGLECTIYMGEIDTQRQALNVARMRMLGAEVIAVKSGSRTLKDAINEAFRDWVANVDHTHYLFGTVAGPHPFPAMVRDFHRVIGVEARRQLLERAGRLPDAAVACVGGGSNAIGLFHAFIPDTDVRLIGCEPAGHGVETGEHAATLTAGEPGILHGSRSYVLQDEEGQITEPYSISAGLDYPGIGPEHSYLKDSGRAEYRAVTDDAAMQALRLLSRTEGIIPAIESAHALAGALEVGKELGRDGLIVVNLSGRGDKDMDTAARYFGLYDTEADATVAADADSDIAEIEGDAK, from the coding sequence ATGCCCAGCGAGTTCTTCATCCCTGACCCCGAGGGTCAGGTCCCCAGCGCCGAAGGCTACTTCGGCGCGTTCGGCGGCAAGTTCATCCCGGAGGCCCTCGTCGCCGCCGTGGACGAGGTGGCCGTCGAGTACGACAAGGCCAAGCAGGACCCCGAGTTCGCCCGAGAGCTCGACGACCTGCTGGTCCACTACACCGGCCGTCCCAGCTCCCTGACCGAGGTGCCTCGTTTCGCCGAGCACGCCGGCGGCTGCCGCGTGTTCCTCAAGCGCGAGGACCTCAACCACACCGGCTCCCACAAGATCAACAACGTGCTCGGTCAGGCCCTGCTCACCAAGCGCATGGGCAAGACCCGGGTCATCGCCGAGACCGGTGCCGGTCAGCACGGTGTCGCGACGGCCACCGCCTGCGCGCTGTTCGGCCTCGAGTGCACCATCTACATGGGCGAGATCGACACCCAGCGCCAGGCCCTCAACGTGGCCCGGATGCGCATGCTCGGCGCCGAGGTCATCGCCGTGAAGTCGGGCTCGCGCACCCTCAAGGACGCCATCAACGAGGCGTTCCGCGACTGGGTGGCCAACGTCGACCACACCCACTACCTCTTCGGTACGGTCGCCGGCCCGCACCCCTTCCCCGCCATGGTCCGCGACTTCCACCGCGTGATCGGCGTCGAGGCGCGCCGCCAGCTCCTGGAGCGCGCCGGCCGTCTCCCCGACGCCGCCGTCGCCTGCGTGGGCGGCGGCTCCAACGCCATCGGTCTCTTCCACGCCTTCATCCCCGACACGGACGTACGCCTCATCGGCTGCGAGCCCGCCGGGCACGGTGTCGAGACGGGCGAGCACGCGGCCACCCTGACCGCCGGCGAGCCCGGCATCCTGCACGGCTCCCGCTCCTACGTCCTGCAGGACGAGGAGGGCCAGATCACCGAGCCGTACTCGATCTCGGCCGGTCTGGACTACCCCGGCATCGGCCCCGAGCACTCCTACCTCAAGGACAGCGGTCGCGCCGAGTACCGTGCGGTCACCGACGACGCGGCCATGCAGGCGCTGCGCCTGCTGTCGCGGACCGAGGGCATCATCCCGGCCATCGAGAGCGCGCACGCGCTCGCCGGTGCCCTGGAGGTCGGCAAGGAGCTGGGCAGGGACGGGCTGATCGTGGTCAACCTGTCCGGGCGCGGCGACAAGGACATGGACACGGCCGCCCGTTACTTCGGCCTGTACGACACCGAGGCCGACGCGACCGTCGCGGCGGACGCCGACAGCGACATCGCGGAGATCGAGGGGGACGCCAAGTGA
- a CDS encoding HGxxPAAW family protein encodes MAGSSHGHTPAAWTGVSIAFIGFCVSGVFMVLAQPAGFWAGLGVVVVGGVVGWIMSAMGMGQPKDAHKALLMTHEREAAAVES; translated from the coding sequence ATGGCGGGCAGCAGCCACGGTCACACCCCGGCCGCCTGGACCGGTGTCTCGATCGCCTTCATCGGTTTCTGCGTCTCGGGCGTCTTCATGGTGTTGGCCCAGCCCGCGGGTTTCTGGGCCGGCCTGGGCGTCGTGGTCGTCGGCGGCGTCGTCGGCTGGATCATGAGCGCGATGGGCATGGGACAGCCGAAGGACGCTCACAAGGCGCTCCTCATGACGCACGAGCGCGAGGCAGCGGCCGTCGAGAGCTGA